The DNA sequence GATCGGTTTTCTGCTGGCGGCCCTGCTCGACCAGAAGATCCGTTTCGAGGACACGTTCCGCACCATCTTCCTCTATCCCTTCGCGCTCTCCTTCATCGTCACCGGCCTTGTCTGGCAATGGCTGCTCAATCCGGATTTCGGCGTCCAGGGCGTGGTACGAAGCCTCGGCTGGACCAGCTTCGACTTCAATCCGCTCTACAATTCCAGCATCGTCATCTACGGCATATCGATCGCGGCGCTTTGGCAAGGCACGGGGCTGATCATGTGCCTGATGCTGGCGGGCCTGCGCGGCATCGACGAGGACATCTGGAAGGCCGCACGGGTGGACGGGATTCCCATGTGGAAGACTTATCTGTTCATCATCATCCCGATGATGCGGCCGGTGTTCATCACCACGCTGGTGATCATCGCGTCCGGCATCGTCAAGGTCTATGACCTCGTCGTCGCGCAGACCAGCGGCGGGCCGGGCATCGCCTCCGAAGTGCCGGCCAAATACGTCTATGACTACATGTTCTTCGCCCAGAATCTCGGCCAGGGCTTTGCCGCCTCGACCATGATGCTGCTGTCGGTGATGATCGTCATCGTGCCGTGGGCCTATCTCGAATTCGGAGGCCGCAAGCGTGTCTGATCATGCCGTCTCCTTGTCCGCCACGTCGTCAAACCTCCGGGCTGGCGCCTCCGGCCCGAGCGGACCAAAGCCGCGGCACATGTTCTCGCGCCGTAACATTTTCCTGTACGGCACGCTCATCGTGGTGGCGCTCTACTATCTCCTGCCGCTCTATGTGATGGTCGTCACCTCGCTGAAGGGCATGCCGGAGATCCGCCTCGGCAACATTTTCTCGCCGCCGCTCGAGATCACCTTCGAGCCCTGGGTCAAGGCGTGGTCGCAGGCCTGCACCGGCCTCAATTGCGACGGGCTTTCGCGCGGGTTCTGGAATTCGGTGCGCATCACCGTTCCCTCGGTGATCCTGTCGATCGCCATCGCCTCGGTGAACGGCTACGCGCTGGCCAACTGGCGCTTCAAGGGCGCCGACACCTTCTTCGTCATCCTGATCGTCGGCGCCTTCATTCCCTACCAGGTGATGATCTATCCCATCGTCATCATCCTGCGCGAGATCGGCCTCTATGGCAGCCTTACCGGCCTGGTGATCGTGCATTCCATTTTCGGCATGCCGATCCTGACGCTTCTGTTCCGCAATTATTTCACCTCCATGCCGGAGGAACTGTTCCGGGCGGCGCGCGTCGATGGCGCCGGCTTCTGGGGCATCTACCTGCGCATCATGCTGCCGATGTCACTGCCGATCTTCGTCGTCGCCGTCATCCTGCAGGTGACCGGCATCTGGAACGACTTCCTGTTCGGCGTCGTCTACACCCGTCCCGACACCTATCCGATGACGGTGCAGCTCAACAACATCGTCAATTCGGTGCAAGGCGTGAAGGAATACAACGTCAACATGGCCGCCACCATCCTGACCGGGTTGGTGCCGCTGATCGTCTATTTCATTTCCGGCAAATTGTTCGTGCGCGGCATCGCCGCCGGCGCGGTGAAAGGGTGATGGCGATGGCGGCGAACGGCACCAGCGTTTCGATCCAGGACCTGTCGCTGAACTTCGGCGCGGTCTCGGTGCTGCAGACGCTCAATCTCGATGTCGCCGAAGGCGAGTTCATCGTGCTGCTCGGACCCTCCGGCTGCGGCAAGTCGACCTTGCTCAACTGCATCGCCGGCCTGCTCGACATTTCGGAAGGCCGCATCTTCATCAAGGGCAAGAACGTCACCTGGGAAGAGCCCAAGGACCGCGGCATCGGCATGGTCTTCCAGTCCTATGCGCTCTATCCGCAAATGACGGTGGAGAAGAACCTGTCCTTCGGGCTGCGTGTCGCCGGCATCGCCAAGGACGAGATCGCCAAGCGCATCGCGCGCGCCGCCGAGATCCTGCAGATCGAGCCGTTGCTGCAGCGCAAGCCGGCGGCCCTTTCCGGCGGCCAGCGCCAGCGCGTGGCGATCGGACGGGCGCTGGTGCGCGATGTCGACGTCTTCCTGTTCGACGAACCGCTGTCCAATCTCGATGCCAAGCTGCGTTCGGAGCTGCGTGTCGAGATCAAGCTTCTGCACCGCAAGCTGCAGAACACGATGATCTATGTCACCCACGACCAGATCGAGGCAATGACGCTGGCCGACCGCATCGCGGTGATGAAGGGCGGCGTCATCCAGCAGCTCGACGCGCCGCAGACCATCTACAACCGCCCGGTCAACCGGTTTGTCGCCGGCTTCCTCGGTTCGCCTGCGATGAATTTCGTCGAGGGGCAGCTGGAGACCGGCACGACGGCGGTGTTCAAGACCGGGGATTTGGCCATCCC is a window from the Mesorhizobium australicum WSM2073 genome containing:
- a CDS encoding carbohydrate ABC transporter permease translates to MSDHAVSLSATSSNLRAGASGPSGPKPRHMFSRRNIFLYGTLIVVALYYLLPLYVMVVTSLKGMPEIRLGNIFSPPLEITFEPWVKAWSQACTGLNCDGLSRGFWNSVRITVPSVILSIAIASVNGYALANWRFKGADTFFVILIVGAFIPYQVMIYPIVIILREIGLYGSLTGLVIVHSIFGMPILTLLFRNYFTSMPEELFRAARVDGAGFWGIYLRIMLPMSLPIFVVAVILQVTGIWNDFLFGVVYTRPDTYPMTVQLNNIVNSVQGVKEYNVNMAATILTGLVPLIVYFISGKLFVRGIAAGAVKG
- a CDS encoding carbohydrate ABC transporter permease, producing MSKSERPSQLFRNLNAKVASIPMILTAMVVFVGGTAWTVLYSFTNSKLLPRLNFVGLDQYYRLWATPRWLISIENLLIYGVISLVFSLVIGFLLAALLDQKIRFEDTFRTIFLYPFALSFIVTGLVWQWLLNPDFGVQGVVRSLGWTSFDFNPLYNSSIVIYGISIAALWQGTGLIMCLMLAGLRGIDEDIWKAARVDGIPMWKTYLFIIIPMMRPVFITTLVIIASGIVKVYDLVVAQTSGGPGIASEVPAKYVYDYMFFAQNLGQGFAASTMMLLSVMIVIVPWAYLEFGGRKRV
- a CDS encoding ABC transporter ATP-binding protein; its protein translation is MAMAANGTSVSIQDLSLNFGAVSVLQTLNLDVAEGEFIVLLGPSGCGKSTLLNCIAGLLDISEGRIFIKGKNVTWEEPKDRGIGMVFQSYALYPQMTVEKNLSFGLRVAGIAKDEIAKRIARAAEILQIEPLLQRKPAALSGGQRQRVAIGRALVRDVDVFLFDEPLSNLDAKLRSELRVEIKLLHRKLQNTMIYVTHDQIEAMTLADRIAVMKGGVIQQLDAPQTIYNRPVNRFVAGFLGSPAMNFVEGQLETGTTAVFKTGDLAIPLERYGFDGAGNKSGPCVFGIRPEHVAFGEAANSMPFATDAAVEIVEPMGSDTLVWTKLGGRIFSFRVEAEKTLRNGDPIRIGFDPARASLFDTPSGNRM